One Castanea sativa cultivar Marrone di Chiusa Pesio chromosome 4, ASM4071231v1 DNA window includes the following coding sequences:
- the LOC142631453 gene encoding uncharacterized protein LOC142631453 — protein sequence MQLEVDHLRRRLHHELCRGTPSSSNPSSNDDRANSYRPKSRTPPSESFSCDEDHHYGIEGGKLPQRFTKPIFTMYNGRTDPVKHVSQFNQRMVVHSKNETLICKVFPSSLGPVGIRWFDGLDEGSINSFKELTRAFGARFVSLPTEHDLKKSLTRKLVSSVRQLMDHIDEYKQVKEDQQQEKEKAKVLSQDQRDFKSERYNNNRTRRDFARHFGSTTAQVVSTVFREPPNRQDNQTGSGAQSDASSRPPLGTISVILAVLGRTGSHPFRVMSIARQSVEDLSPEPKRGRIEVKPALSFSDEDKVGTLQPHDDALTVTLRIGGYDVKRMLVDQGSGAEIMYLDLYKGLRLKAEDLACYDLPLVGFDGKIVIPKGQIKLPVQVRSEVVEVDSIVVDAYSPYTTIVARPWLHAMGAISSTPHLKVKYLSRNQVEELVGSQSMAR from the exons ATGCAACTGGAGGTTGACCATTTACGGAGGAGGTTACACCACGAGCTATGTAGAGGAACTCCTTCAAGTTCTAACCCTTCTTCTAATGATGATAGGGCTAATAGCTATCGGCCCAAGTCAAGGACTCCTCCTAGCGAATCTTTTTCGTGCGATGAGGATCACCATTATGG GATTGAAGGAGGAAAACTTCCTCAACGGTTTACTAAGCCAATATTCACCATGTACAATGGCAGAACAGACCCTGTGAAGCATGTTAGCCAGTTCAACCAGAGAATGGTTGTTCACTCAAAGAATGAGACATTGATATGCAAGGTGTTCCCATCCAGTTTGGGGCCTGTGGGGATTAGATGGTTCGACGGCCTAGATGAAGGTTCTATTAACTCCTTTAAGGAGCTTACTAGGGCTTTTGGGGCTCGTTTT GTCAGCCTGCCCACCGAGCACGATTTAAAGAAGTCTTTGACAAGGAAACTTGTTAGCAGTGTACGTCAGCTTATGGATcatattgatgagtacaagcAGGTCAAGGAGGACCAACAACAAGAGAAGGAGAAAGCTAAAGTACTCTCTCAAGATCAaagggatttcaagtcggaGAGGTATAATAACAACCGAACTCGAAGAGATTTTGCTAGGCATTTTGGATCTACTACTGCTCAGGTGGTTAGcactgtgttccgagagcct CCCAACAGACAGGATAACCAAACTGGGTCGGGGGCTCAGAGTGATGCTTCCTCCAGACCACCTTTAGGCACAATTAGTGTTATTCTTGCTGTTCTGGGAAGAACTGGTTCTCATCCATTTAGGGTGATGTCTATAGCTCGGCAATCTGTAGAGGACTTGTCCCCTGAGCCAAAGAGGGGTAGAATAGAGGTCAAGCCAGCATTGAGCTTTTCAGATGAAGATAAAGTTGGAACCTTgcagccacatgatgatgccctAACGGTTACCCTTAGGATAGGTgggtatgatgtgaagagaATGTTGGTAgatcagggcagtggtgcaGAGATCATGTACCTTGATTTATATAAAGGGCTGAGATTGAAAGCTGAGGATCTGGCCTGCTATGATTTACCTTTggtaggttttgatgggaaAATTGTTATCCCAAAGGGCCAGATTAAACTACCTGTGCAAGTAAGGTCAGAAGTGGTGGAGGTAGACTCCATTGTGGTAGATGCCTATTCCCCATACACTaccattgtggcaagaccttggcttcatgccatgggggcCATTTCTTCCACCCCACATTTGAAGGTGAAGTATCTGTCTAGGAACCAGGTTGAGGAGCTGGTTGGGAGCCAATCTATGGCTAGGTAG
- the LOC142631609 gene encoding mogroside I-E synthase-like — translation MEMETHILVITYPIQGHMNPMLQFSKRLASKGARVTLVTTSTIRNSMQALQGASSVNIEIISDGSEGDENLENLIATLDRFKVIVSQSLSEYIEKLNSSKYPPKFIVYDCVLPWALDVAKKYGLDGAPFFTRSCAVNVIYYHLKQGTIRLPIEGPTVSLPSLPKLTINDISSFLSNPSSYPALLNLTLDLFSNFLEAKWLFFSSFMDLELEVVNWMASQQWPIKTIGPTIPSMYIDKRLEDDKEYGLHLFKPDVDACIKWLDTKETHSVIYTSFGSLASLGEEQMQELTWGLKNSNCYFLWIVRETEQKKLPANILQETARKGLVVSWCPQLEVLAHKAIGCFMTHCGWNSTLEALSLGVPMVAMPQWTDQLTNAKFIVDVWKVGVRIKLDERGIATKEEIELCIREVIGGESGKEMRGNSVRWKELAKEAMDEGGSSDKNIEDFVAKLVRA, via the exons ATGGAGATGGAAACTCATATTCTAGTGATTACTTACCCCATACAAGGTCACATGAACCCTATGCTCCAATTCTCCAAGCGCCTTGCCTCAAAGGGTGCTAGAGTGACTTTAGTCACTACCAGCACCATTAGAAACTCCATGCAAGCCTTGCAAGGTGCTAGCTCTGTCAACATTGAGATAATCTCTGATGGCTCTGAGGGAGACGAAAACTTAGAAAACTTAATAGCAACTCTGGATCGTTTCAAAGTGATAGTTTCACAAAGCTTATCAGAGTATATTGAGAAACTAAACAGCTCCAAATACCCACCAAAGTTTATTGTGTATGACTGTGTTCTACCATGGGCTCTAGACGTGGCTAAGAAATATGGCCTTGATGGAGCTCCATTTTTCACGCGGTCTTGTGCAGTCAATGTCATCTATTATCACTTGAAGCAAGGAACAATAAGGTTGCCCATAGAAGGGCCAACAGTATCACTACCCTCGTTGCCAAAACTAACAATCAATGATATATCTTCATTCCTTTCTAATCCAAGCTCGTACCCAGCTCTGCTAAACCTTACACTGGATCTATTTTCCAACTTCCTAGAAGCGAAGTGGCTCTTTTTCAGCTCTTTCATGGACTTGGAACTCGAG GTTGTGAATTGGATGGCAAGCCAGCAATGGCCTATAAAAACAATTGGACCAACTATTCCATCGATGTACATAGACAAGAGGTTGGAGGATGATAAAGAGTATGGCCTTCATTTATTCAAGCCTGATGTGGATGCTTGCATAAAGTGGCTAGACACAAAGGAAACTCACTCAGTCATCTACACATCGTTTGGAAGTTTAGCATCCTTGGGAGAAGAGCAAATGCAAGAGTTAACATGGGGTCTAAAGAATAGCAATTGCTACTTCTTGTGGATTGTTAGAGAAACTGAACAAAAAAAGCTTCCTGCTAATATTCTACAAGAAACAGCGAGGAAGGGACTTGTTGTGAGTTGGTGCCCCCAGTTAGAAGTATTGGCTCATAAAGCCATTGGGTGCTTCATGACTCATTGTGGATGGAACTCAACTCTTGAGGCATTGAGCTTGGGCGTGCCAATGGTTGCAATgccacagtggacggatcaacTAACTAATGCAAAGTTCATTGTGGATGTGTGGAAGGTAGGGGTTAGAATCAAATTAGATGAAAGAGGTATTGCTACCAAAGAAGAAATAGAGTTGTGTATAAGAGAAGTAATAGGGGGAGAAAGTGGGAAAGAGATGAGAGGGAATTCAGTTAGATGGAAAGAATTGGCTAAAGAGGCAATGGATGAAGGTGGAAGTTCAGATAAAAACATAGAGGACTTTGTGGCAAAACTTGTTCGAGCGTGA